Within the Desulfovibrio sp. genome, the region CGGTGAGGCAGTATGTTGCTGAGCAATCTTGGCAGGTAGAGGCTATTCAGGAGGGTGTTCGCCAGGCAGATGAGGGGAAATTTGCTTCAGACCATCAAGTGACGGAAGCCTTTGCTCATTGGGGCGTTCATGCAAAGTAGGGCGGTGCGCTGGCTCACTCTGGCCCTTGAGGATTTGCATGACATTGCGGCCTATCTGGCTGAAAGGCACTTGGATGCCGCAAAGGAAGTTGCCCAATGCATATGGAATGCTGGACAAAGTCTTGCCGTGCTTTCTTCGCGGGGAAGGGCTGGCAGGGTCGCAGGTACTCGTGAGCTTGTACTGACTGGTTTTTCGTATTTTATTGCATACCGTGTTGTTAAATCCGAAGTGCAGATCCTTCGTGTCCTGCACACCGCACGACGCTACCCATCCTGAACAGTCAACTGCAATCGCCACAGAAGGCACACACTGCAAGTTGTCCCAAAAGCGCCGACAATTCCTCCGTATCTGTTTGGTCAGACACAAGGCATGTCAAATAACGTCT harbors:
- a CDS encoding CopG family ribbon-helix-helix protein, whose amino-acid sequence is MSTVTARLDTDTQARLEKLAAATSRSRSWLVAEAVRQYVAEQSWQVEAIQEGVRQADEGKFASDHQVTEAFAHWGVHAK
- a CDS encoding type II toxin-antitoxin system RelE/ParE family toxin; amino-acid sequence: MQSRAVRWLTLALEDLHDIAAYLAERHLDAAKEVAQCIWNAGQSLAVLSSRGRAGRVAGTRELVLTGFSYFIAYRVVKSEVQILRVLHTARRYPS